The following coding sequences are from one Limnobacter sp. SAORIC-580 window:
- a CDS encoding response regulator transcription factor → MLHTQPRPTEMQETVFIVDDDEAVRDSLQWLIETEGYQVRTYADPELFLEQLVWPQPCVLLLDIRMPKLSGLEVQKTLNERGIPIPIVFITGHGDVTLAVETMKNGAVDFLEKPFDEGKIKDLIHQHMRLAHELAQTAKLDEQINKLYSKLTTRELQVLERIVSGRLNKQIADDLNISIKTVEAHRANIMDKLQVTTVADLLKIALRKSPELAQP, encoded by the coding sequence ATGCTCCACACTCAGCCACGCCCCACCGAAATGCAAGAAACCGTGTTCATCGTGGACGACGACGAGGCGGTACGCGACTCGCTCCAATGGCTTATCGAAACCGAGGGCTATCAGGTGAGAACCTATGCAGACCCCGAGTTGTTTCTTGAGCAATTGGTGTGGCCACAACCCTGTGTGTTGCTGCTGGACATTCGCATGCCCAAGCTTTCAGGCCTTGAAGTGCAAAAAACACTGAATGAACGCGGCATTCCCATCCCCATCGTTTTCATCACCGGCCATGGCGATGTAACACTGGCAGTGGAAACCATGAAAAACGGTGCGGTTGATTTTCTGGAAAAACCGTTTGATGAAGGCAAGATCAAAGACCTGATTCACCAGCACATGCGCTTGGCCCACGAGCTTGCCCAAACCGCCAAGCTTGATGAACAAATCAACAAACTTTACTCGAAACTGACCACACGTGAATTGCAGGTACTGGAGAGAATCGTATCGGGTCGCCTGAACAAGCAAATTGCAGACGACCTGAACATCAGCATTAAAACCGTGGAAGCGCACCGCGCCAACATCATGGACAAGCTGCAAGTGACCACCGTGGCTGATTTGCTGAAAATCGCCTTGCGCAAATCACCGGAACTGGCACAACCCTGA
- the aceF gene encoding dihydrolipoyllysine-residue acetyltransferase translates to MTIEIKVPDIGDFDGVEIIEVLVKAGDTVVAEQSIITVESDKASMEIPCPQAGVVKEMKVKIGDKVKEGTLMLILEPAGESAAAAAPKAEEAPKVEAPKAESAPAAAPAVETKVATTTAPAAASAPVPAEPHNPTAASVNAPHASPSVRKFARELGVNLTTVQGTGPKGRITPDDVRNFVKAAVAGVGSASAGASKGGSGVGLDLLPWPKVDFTKFGEVEELELSRIKKLSGPNLHRNWVMIPHVTQFDEADITDLEQFRKDTNTALAKQGVKLTMLAFVMKACVAVLKKYPAFNASLNEAGDKLIVKKYWNIGFAADTPNGLVVPVIKGVDQKGFAQIANELGELSAQARDGKLKGADMQGATFTVSSLGGVGGTMFTPIINAPEVAILGLSKSAMKPVWNGKEFEPRLMLPLSLSYDHRVIDGAMAARFTTELAGVLADMRKVLL, encoded by the coding sequence ATGACAATCGAAATCAAAGTACCCGACATCGGCGATTTTGACGGGGTGGAAATTATTGAAGTGCTGGTGAAGGCAGGCGACACCGTGGTGGCGGAGCAATCCATCATCACCGTTGAATCTGACAAAGCCAGTATGGAAATTCCATGCCCGCAAGCTGGTGTGGTCAAGGAAATGAAAGTAAAAATTGGCGACAAGGTGAAAGAAGGCACCTTGATGCTGATTCTTGAACCTGCTGGAGAGAGTGCGGCTGCGGCGGCGCCCAAGGCAGAGGAAGCACCCAAAGTCGAAGCTCCGAAAGCCGAATCAGCACCCGCAGCAGCCCCTGCTGTGGAGACAAAGGTTGCAACCACGACTGCACCTGCTGCCGCCTCTGCGCCTGTGCCCGCTGAACCACACAACCCAACTGCTGCGTCGGTGAATGCGCCGCACGCAAGCCCGTCGGTTCGCAAATTCGCGCGTGAATTGGGTGTGAATTTAACCACTGTGCAGGGCACAGGCCCGAAAGGCCGTATTACGCCTGATGACGTTCGCAACTTCGTGAAAGCGGCCGTTGCCGGTGTGGGTTCTGCTTCCGCTGGCGCATCCAAAGGCGGCAGTGGTGTTGGCCTCGATTTGTTGCCATGGCCCAAAGTCGATTTCACAAAATTTGGTGAAGTTGAAGAACTGGAGCTTTCACGCATCAAGAAATTGTCTGGTCCGAACCTGCACCGCAACTGGGTCATGATTCCGCATGTGACCCAGTTCGACGAAGCCGACATTACTGATCTTGAACAATTCCGCAAAGACACCAATACCGCACTGGCCAAGCAAGGCGTGAAGCTGACCATGTTGGCTTTCGTGATGAAGGCTTGTGTGGCAGTGCTGAAAAAGTACCCCGCCTTCAACGCCTCGCTGAATGAAGCGGGCGACAAATTGATTGTGAAGAAGTACTGGAACATTGGTTTTGCTGCCGATACGCCAAATGGTTTGGTGGTACCAGTTATTAAGGGTGTAGACCAGAAAGGCTTCGCGCAAATTGCCAATGAACTTGGCGAATTGTCAGCTCAGGCTCGTGACGGCAAGTTGAAAGGCGCTGATATGCAAGGCGCCACGTTTACAGTGTCGTCGCTGGGCGGTGTGGGCGGAACCATGTTCACACCAATTATCAATGCACCTGAGGTGGCTATTTTGGGCTTGTCCAAATCGGCCATGAAGCCGGTCTGGAACGGCAAGGAATTTGAGCCCCGCCTGATGTTGCCACTTAGCCTTAGCTACGACCATCGAGTGATCGACGGTGCCATGGCGGCCCGATTTACCACCGAGCTTGCTGGCGTGTTGGCCGACATGCGCAAAGTGCTGTTGTAA
- a CDS encoding PAS domain-containing sensor histidine kinase, translating into MRLSDQPRTSPLVWATPLVGIILFLLAMGAFFYTLHSEDQNQTQLRVIRDVELARQTIRTRLLASQERLNQIARGFEQNSSDVEGFRFSAQALLNEFQEVSSVLIIDEERRVTNLALPSLRSSEVLHPLYQTIEDAESYWAFNTARETRLPVFSRPFLDPSGKVFIEVHSPIFSRGDFIGTVAATIPLGALLNDAVPNSFVQLYLVSIVDGGGNPVASNVSRSIDNAKLSHEVPLDPPGHGLKLRAVLYKTNTELFSNMLAWAVFGLSLVIVWSFILLFRHAKLRSQAEKRLLAETKFRRAMENSVVTGMRAIDMQGRITYVNPAFCRMTGYKESELVGMAPPFPYWPDRSYEEQQTNLDLILSGNAPQKGIEVQVRRRDGSVFDARMYVSPLVDSDGQQSGWMTSMTDITEPRRIRDELAAAHRRFVRILEELDAAVCVQGPEAGPDEYIFVNRLHREWFGKATPPRMSKNRRNRVNLYEPFEWLNPVSQRWYEVRRRSISWVDGATVVMQVATDISSRKEAEDMSRQQQEKLQFTSRLITLGELASSLAHEINQPLAAISNYNMGSVTRLKAGKVSPEDLLPVLEKVNVQAQRAGDVIRRIREFVKQQEPKRGPCPIGKIIEDAISFSRLEAKHQSARIEMNLPDALMSVVADPVLIEQVLMNLIKNGLEAMGHLPPEQKLIEIQVGQSAQFALVEVRDHGVGVPEEIRQRLFESFFTTKSDGMGMGLNICRTIIEYHQGQLWVEPAQGQGSVFKFTLPLAEDSVLAHINPPVME; encoded by the coding sequence GTGCGCCTCAGCGATCAACCCCGTACAAGCCCTTTGGTTTGGGCCACCCCGCTGGTGGGCATCATCCTGTTTTTGCTTGCCATGGGCGCCTTTTTCTACACTCTGCATTCCGAGGATCAGAATCAAACGCAACTGCGCGTCATTCGTGATGTGGAACTGGCCCGTCAAACCATTCGTACCCGTTTATTGGCCTCACAGGAACGACTGAACCAGATCGCTCGAGGGTTTGAGCAAAACAGCAGTGATGTTGAAGGTTTTCGTTTCTCCGCCCAGGCGCTGTTAAATGAGTTTCAAGAGGTCAGCAGCGTGCTGATCATTGACGAGGAAAGACGGGTGACCAACTTGGCATTGCCCAGTTTGCGCTCATCCGAAGTACTCCACCCCCTTTACCAAACCATTGAAGATGCCGAAAGTTATTGGGCATTCAACACCGCCAGGGAAACCAGATTGCCTGTGTTCTCAAGGCCATTTCTGGATCCTTCCGGCAAGGTGTTCATTGAAGTTCACAGCCCCATTTTCAGCCGGGGAGATTTCATTGGCACGGTGGCGGCGACCATTCCTTTGGGTGCGTTGCTGAACGATGCGGTACCTAACTCATTCGTGCAGCTTTATTTGGTCAGCATCGTAGACGGTGGCGGCAATCCCGTTGCCTCGAATGTGAGCAGGTCAATCGACAATGCAAAGTTGAGCCATGAGGTTCCGCTAGATCCGCCTGGCCATGGGCTGAAACTGCGAGCTGTGCTATACAAAACCAACACCGAGTTGTTTTCCAACATGTTGGCCTGGGCGGTGTTTGGGCTTTCACTGGTAATTGTATGGAGTTTTATCCTGCTGTTTCGGCATGCGAAACTTCGCAGCCAGGCTGAGAAACGATTGCTGGCGGAAACCAAGTTTCGACGGGCCATGGAAAACTCGGTGGTTACCGGCATGCGGGCCATCGACATGCAAGGCCGTATCACCTATGTGAACCCGGCCTTTTGCAGGATGACCGGCTACAAGGAATCGGAGCTGGTGGGCATGGCTCCTCCATTTCCATATTGGCCTGACAGGTCCTACGAAGAACAGCAGACCAACCTGGATTTGATTCTGTCAGGCAATGCGCCACAAAAAGGCATCGAGGTGCAAGTGCGCAGACGCGACGGCAGCGTGTTTGACGCACGCATGTATGTGTCGCCACTGGTTGACAGCGATGGGCAGCAAAGCGGCTGGATGACCTCGATGACCGACATCACCGAGCCACGCCGAATTCGTGACGAACTGGCTGCTGCCCACCGGCGCTTTGTTCGTATTCTTGAAGAACTTGATGCAGCTGTGTGCGTTCAGGGCCCGGAAGCCGGACCCGATGAATATATTTTCGTGAACAGGCTACACAGGGAGTGGTTTGGCAAGGCCACGCCGCCGCGCATGTCAAAAAACCGCCGCAACCGGGTAAATCTGTATGAGCCATTCGAGTGGCTTAATCCAGTGTCGCAGCGCTGGTACGAAGTTCGGCGACGATCCATTTCATGGGTAGATGGTGCAACCGTGGTAATGCAGGTGGCCACCGATATTTCCTCACGCAAGGAAGCGGAAGACATGTCGCGTCAGCAACAGGAAAAACTGCAATTTACGTCTCGTTTGATCACCCTTGGCGAACTGGCCTCTTCGCTGGCCCATGAAATCAACCAGCCGCTGGCCGCCATTTCAAATTACAACATGGGCAGCGTGACCCGGCTGAAAGCGGGCAAAGTCAGCCCCGAGGACCTGCTGCCCGTGCTTGAAAAGGTAAATGTACAGGCCCAGCGTGCTGGTGATGTGATTCGCCGAATTCGGGAATTCGTGAAACAACAGGAACCCAAACGCGGACCCTGCCCCATCGGTAAAATTATTGAGGATGCCATCAGCTTTTCCCGCCTAGAGGCCAAACACCAATCGGCCCGGATTGAGATGAACCTGCCCGATGCACTGATGTCGGTAGTGGCTGACCCGGTGCTGATCGAGCAAGTATTGATGAACCTGATCAAGAACGGCCTGGAGGCCATGGGCCATCTGCCACCGGAGCAAAAGTTAATCGAGATTCAGGTGGGTCAGTCGGCCCAGTTTGCCTTGGTTGAGGTTCGAGATCACGGCGTGGGGGTGCCCGAAGAAATTCGCCAACGGCTGTTTGAATCGTTTTTCACCACCAAATCCGATGGAATGGGCATGGGCTTGAACATCTGTCGTACTATTATTGAGTATCATCAAGGCCAATTGTGGGTAGAACCCGCGCAAGGTCAGGGCAGTGTTTTCAAGTTCACGCTGCCACTGGCCGAAGACTCGGTGCTTGCGCACATCAATCCACCTGTTATGGAATAA
- the folD gene encoding bifunctional methylenetetrahydrofolate dehydrogenase/methenyltetrahydrofolate cyclohydrolase FolD yields MSAQIISGTELAASIRETIAKRAAELTALGHQPGLAVVLVGEDPASQVYVRNKVSACEKAGFKSVMHRMPENTSQDALVGLVEQLNDDPTIHGILVQLPLPKHLDSHLVIESISAEKDVDGFHISNAGLLMTGKPLFRPCTPYGVMKMLELTGIELRGAEAVVIGASNIVGKPQAMLLLQQGATVTLCNSKTKDLKSHCQRADVLVVAVGRPNMITGDMIKPGAVVIDVGINRLPDGKLCGDVDFDSAKEVAGWITPVPGGVGPMTITMLLQNTIEAVERSI; encoded by the coding sequence ATGTCTGCACAAATCATCAGCGGAACCGAACTGGCCGCCTCCATTCGAGAAACAATTGCCAAACGTGCTGCTGAATTGACAGCCCTCGGCCACCAACCCGGCTTGGCGGTGGTGCTCGTGGGCGAAGACCCGGCATCGCAGGTTTACGTGCGCAACAAGGTGTCAGCCTGTGAAAAAGCCGGCTTTAAATCGGTGATGCACCGCATGCCCGAGAACACCAGCCAGGACGCACTGGTCGGTTTGGTTGAACAACTGAATGATGACCCCACCATTCACGGCATTTTGGTGCAATTGCCCTTGCCAAAACACCTGGACTCCCACCTGGTCATTGAATCCATCAGTGCAGAGAAAGACGTCGATGGCTTTCACATCAGCAATGCTGGTTTGTTGATGACCGGCAAACCGCTGTTTCGCCCCTGCACGCCCTACGGTGTCATGAAAATGCTTGAGTTGACAGGCATCGAATTGCGAGGCGCAGAGGCAGTTGTAATTGGTGCCAGCAACATTGTGGGTAAGCCACAGGCGATGTTGTTGCTACAGCAAGGCGCTACAGTAACCTTGTGCAACAGCAAAACCAAAGATCTGAAGTCCCATTGCCAACGCGCAGATGTACTTGTAGTTGCGGTGGGTCGCCCCAATATGATTACAGGCGACATGATCAAACCGGGTGCTGTCGTGATCGATGTAGGTATCAACCGCTTGCCGGATGGCAAGCTGTGCGGCGATGTTGATTTTGATTCGGCCAAAGAAGTGGCCGGCTGGATTACGCCAGTGCCCGGTGGTGTTGGCCCCATGACCATCACCATGCTGTTGCAAAACACGATTGAAGCGGTAGAACGTAGCATATAA
- the aceE gene encoding pyruvate dehydrogenase (acetyl-transferring), homodimeric type, translating into MSAQLNFPGSDDPDFQETQEWLDALEAVLEREGPERAHYLLEQLIAKARLSGAFIPFSANTEYVNTIPVHLETRCPGNMEYEERLRSWMRWNAMAMVVRANKKSPPDGGDLGGHIASFASLATMLGVGFNHFWHAEDENHGGDLLYLQGHVSPGIYARAFLEGRLTEDQLNNFRQEVDGKGLSSYPHPKLMPDFWQFPTVSMGLGPLMGIYQARFLKYLHARGICDTSKRKVWVFCGDGEMDEPESLGAIGMAAREKLDNLVFVVNCNLQRLDGPVRGNGKIIQELEGEFRGSGWNVLKVIWGGYWDELLARDKDGLMRKVMLEMVDGEYQNCKANDGAYVRKNFFGKHPKLLEMVARMTDEDIWRLNRGGHDPHKVHAAYDAAMKHEGQPTVILAKTVKGFGMGKVGQGKNTTHQQKKLDIQSIKEFRDRFNIPVSDDIIEDVPFYKPADDAPEIKYLHERRQALGGYLPKRRREADEKLKVPGLDAFEAVLEPTKEGREISTTQAFVRVLTALVRDKEIGQRIVPIVPDEARTFGMEGMFRQLGIYSSQGQLYEPVDKDQVMYYREDKAGQILEEGINEAGAFSSWIAAATSYSTNNRVMIPFYIYYSMFGFQRVGDLAWAAGDMQARGFLLGGTAGRTTLNGEGLQHEDGHSHILSSTIPNCVSYDPTFAHELAVIIQHGLKRMVEDQENVFYYLTVMNENYAQPGLKKGTEEGILKGMYVCRESALKKAGKKRVQLLGSGTILRESLEAAELLEKDWGVAADVWSVTSFTELRREGLDVERENMLHPEQKSKQSYVEKMLAKTEGPIVASTDYMKLFADQIRPFMPKGREYKVLGTDGFGRSDFRSKLREHFEVNRHFVTVAALKALADQGDIPLSTVGEAIKKYGINPNKPNPAYA; encoded by the coding sequence ATGTCAGCGCAACTCAATTTCCCCGGATCGGACGATCCCGATTTCCAAGAAACCCAAGAATGGCTAGATGCCCTGGAGGCCGTGCTTGAACGTGAAGGCCCCGAGCGTGCGCATTACTTGCTTGAACAACTGATTGCCAAAGCGCGCCTGAGTGGCGCGTTTATTCCGTTTTCGGCCAACACCGAATATGTGAACACCATCCCTGTGCACCTTGAAACCCGCTGCCCGGGCAATATGGAATACGAAGAACGTCTTCGCTCCTGGATGCGCTGGAATGCCATGGCCATGGTGGTGCGCGCCAACAAGAAAAGCCCGCCCGATGGCGGTGACCTGGGTGGTCACATTGCGTCATTCGCGTCTCTTGCCACCATGCTGGGTGTGGGTTTCAACCACTTCTGGCATGCTGAAGATGAAAACCACGGTGGCGATTTGCTTTACCTTCAGGGCCATGTGTCTCCTGGAATTTACGCACGCGCTTTCCTTGAGGGGCGTTTGACTGAAGACCAATTGAATAACTTCCGTCAGGAAGTGGATGGCAAAGGCCTTTCCAGTTACCCGCACCCCAAGTTGATGCCCGATTTCTGGCAGTTCCCGACAGTGTCCATGGGCCTTGGCCCCTTGATGGGTATTTATCAGGCCCGTTTCCTGAAGTACCTGCATGCCCGCGGCATTTGCGACACGTCCAAGCGCAAAGTCTGGGTGTTCTGTGGCGACGGTGAAATGGACGAACCCGAATCACTGGGTGCGATCGGCATGGCCGCGCGTGAAAAGCTGGACAACCTGGTGTTCGTGGTGAACTGTAACCTTCAGCGCCTGGATGGCCCGGTACGCGGCAACGGCAAGATCATTCAGGAATTGGAGGGTGAATTCCGCGGCTCAGGCTGGAACGTGTTGAAGGTGATCTGGGGCGGCTACTGGGACGAATTGTTGGCCCGCGACAAAGACGGCCTGATGCGCAAAGTGATGCTGGAAATGGTCGATGGTGAATACCAGAACTGCAAGGCCAACGATGGTGCTTACGTACGCAAGAACTTCTTTGGCAAGCACCCCAAGTTGCTGGAAATGGTTGCCCGCATGACCGATGAAGACATCTGGCGTTTGAACCGTGGCGGCCACGACCCACACAAAGTGCATGCTGCTTACGATGCCGCCATGAAGCATGAAGGCCAACCAACTGTAATTCTGGCGAAAACCGTGAAAGGCTTTGGCATGGGCAAGGTTGGTCAGGGCAAGAACACCACCCACCAGCAAAAGAAGCTGGACATTCAGTCCATCAAGGAATTCCGTGATCGCTTCAACATTCCAGTCTCAGACGACATCATCGAAGATGTGCCTTTCTACAAGCCAGCCGATGACGCGCCGGAAATTAAATACCTGCACGAGCGTCGTCAAGCCTTGGGCGGTTATCTGCCCAAGCGCCGCCGCGAGGCCGATGAAAAACTGAAAGTGCCCGGCCTGGATGCATTCGAAGCTGTGCTGGAACCCACCAAGGAAGGCCGTGAAATTTCAACCACACAAGCATTTGTGCGTGTGTTGACCGCATTGGTGCGCGACAAGGAAATCGGCCAGCGCATTGTGCCGATTGTTCCTGATGAAGCCCGCACATTTGGTATGGAAGGCATGTTCCGCCAGTTGGGTATTTATTCTTCACAGGGCCAGTTGTACGAACCAGTCGACAAAGATCAGGTGATGTACTACCGCGAAGACAAGGCCGGCCAAATTCTGGAAGAGGGCATTAACGAAGCTGGTGCATTCAGTTCCTGGATTGCAGCGGCCACATCGTATTCCACGAACAACCGCGTGATGATTCCTTTCTACATTTACTACTCCATGTTTGGCTTCCAGCGTGTGGGCGATTTGGCCTGGGCTGCGGGCGATATGCAGGCGCGTGGTTTCTTGCTGGGTGGCACTGCCGGCCGCACGACACTGAACGGCGAGGGTTTGCAGCACGAAGATGGTCACAGCCACATTTTGTCTTCGACCATTCCAAACTGTGTCAGCTATGACCCCACCTTTGCCCATGAGCTGGCTGTGATCATTCAGCACGGCTTGAAGCGCATGGTTGAAGACCAGGAAAACGTGTTCTATTACCTCACCGTGATGAACGAGAACTACGCACAGCCTGGCCTGAAAAAGGGTACCGAAGAGGGCATTCTGAAAGGCATGTATGTTTGCCGCGAGTCCGCCCTGAAGAAGGCTGGCAAGAAGCGTGTTCAACTGTTGGGCTCGGGCACCATTTTGCGTGAATCGCTGGAAGCGGCAGAATTGCTTGAAAAAGACTGGGGTGTTGCTGCTGATGTTTGGTCAGTCACCAGCTTCACTGAGCTGCGCCGTGAAGGTCTGGATGTAGAACGTGAAAACATGCTGCATCCCGAGCAGAAGTCCAAGCAAAGTTATGTTGAAAAAATGTTGGCCAAAACTGAAGGACCGATTGTGGCCTCAACCGACTACATGAAGTTGTTTGCTGACCAAATTCGCCCATTCATGCCCAAGGGCCGTGAGTACAAAGTTCTGGGCACCGATGGTTTTGGTCGTTCCGATTTCCGCTCCAAGTTGCGTGAGCATTTTGAGGTGAACCGTCATTTCGTCACCGTTGCAGCACTGAAGGCCTTAGCCGATCAGGGCGACATTCCACTGAGCACCGTGGGTGAGGCAATCAAGAAATACGGCATCAACCCCAACAAGCCCAACCCAGCCTACGCATAA
- a CDS encoding M3 family metallopeptidase yields MSMKMDTNNPLLDFSGLPRFSDIKTEHVEPAIDTLLAAAKKQLEVTASTAPEHATWEETLLPLDIACEQLSRAWGVVGHLHSVADTEALRAAYNACLPKTTEFWTMVGQDERLYAIYKAVEQSDAAKQFTPARLKVLANSIRGFKLGGAELPADQKPRYAEIQDRQAAITAKFSENVLDATNAFELIVTDKADLAGIPEYAVQAAEELAKSEGKEGYKFTLQFPSYFPVLQYAEKRELRETLYEAYAKRASEFGPAELDNTALIRELLQLRLEEAQMLGYKNFGELSLVPKMANTPDEVVNFLRELAVKAKPFALRDLEEIKAFAKTELGMDDLQSWDMSYASEKLKEKKYAFSDLEVRQYFQEDRVLEGLFKLTEKLFSVQIVKAQADTWHPDVRFFEVQKEGKAIAHFYLDPYARASKRSGAWMDDARGRKRTEQGVQTPVAYLTCNYTKPAAGKAAQLAHDDVQTLFHEFGHGIHHMLTRVDELDVAGINGVEWDAVELPSQFMENFAWEWSVVESLTAHETTGEPMPKALFDKMVAAKNFQSGLQTLRQIEFSLFDMLVHTEFDPHSEANILELLAQVRKEVAVLVPPAYNRFPNSFSHIFAGGYAAGYYSYKWAEVLSADAFAMFEENGVVSPETGKKFLEEILSVGGSRPAAESFKAFRGREPSIDALLRHTGMVDNRQAA; encoded by the coding sequence ATGAGCATGAAAATGGACACGAACAATCCCCTACTCGACTTTTCCGGACTGCCCCGTTTTTCGGACATCAAAACCGAGCACGTGGAACCCGCCATTGACACGCTGCTTGCTGCGGCAAAAAAACAGCTGGAAGTGACAGCCAGCACTGCACCTGAACACGCCACTTGGGAAGAAACCCTGTTACCGCTCGACATCGCCTGCGAACAACTGAGCCGAGCCTGGGGCGTGGTTGGGCATTTGCATTCTGTGGCGGACACCGAAGCGCTGCGCGCGGCCTACAACGCCTGCCTGCCCAAAACCACCGAGTTCTGGACCATGGTTGGGCAAGACGAGCGCCTTTATGCAATTTACAAGGCCGTTGAGCAAAGCGATGCCGCCAAACAATTCACGCCGGCACGCCTGAAGGTATTGGCCAATTCAATCCGTGGTTTCAAGTTGGGTGGCGCTGAATTGCCAGCTGACCAAAAGCCACGTTACGCGGAAATTCAAGACCGTCAGGCCGCCATAACGGCCAAGTTTTCCGAGAATGTGCTGGACGCCACCAATGCCTTTGAATTGATCGTGACCGACAAAGCTGATTTGGCAGGCATTCCTGAATATGCGGTGCAAGCGGCCGAGGAACTTGCAAAATCGGAAGGCAAGGAAGGCTACAAATTTACTTTGCAGTTTCCCTCTTATTTTCCAGTGTTGCAGTACGCCGAGAAGCGTGAATTGCGTGAAACACTTTATGAAGCCTATGCCAAACGAGCCTCCGAATTTGGCCCGGCCGAACTGGACAATACAGCCCTGATTCGCGAACTGCTGCAACTTCGCCTTGAGGAAGCCCAAATGCTGGGTTACAAGAATTTTGGTGAACTGAGCTTGGTCCCGAAAATGGCCAACACACCCGACGAAGTGGTCAATTTTCTGCGGGAACTGGCGGTGAAAGCCAAGCCATTCGCGCTGCGTGATCTCGAAGAAATCAAAGCATTTGCCAAAACCGAGTTGGGTATGGACGATCTTCAAAGCTGGGACATGAGCTATGCCTCCGAAAAGCTGAAAGAAAAAAAATACGCCTTCAGTGATCTGGAAGTACGCCAGTACTTTCAGGAGGACCGCGTGCTGGAGGGTCTGTTCAAGCTGACAGAAAAATTGTTCAGTGTGCAGATAGTGAAAGCCCAAGCCGACACCTGGCACCCGGATGTGCGCTTCTTTGAAGTACAGAAAGAAGGCAAAGCCATTGCGCATTTCTACCTGGACCCCTATGCGCGCGCCAGCAAACGCTCAGGCGCCTGGATGGACGACGCCCGCGGCCGCAAGCGCACCGAGCAAGGTGTGCAAACACCCGTGGCCTACCTAACCTGTAACTACACCAAACCGGCAGCAGGCAAGGCGGCCCAATTGGCACATGACGACGTGCAAACCCTGTTCCATGAATTCGGGCACGGCATTCACCACATGTTGACCCGCGTGGATGAACTGGACGTAGCCGGCATCAACGGCGTGGAATGGGATGCGGTAGAATTGCCCTCTCAATTCATGGAAAACTTTGCCTGGGAATGGAGTGTGGTTGAATCGCTCACCGCACATGAAACCACAGGCGAACCCATGCCCAAGGCCCTGTTTGACAAAATGGTAGCCGCAAAGAATTTCCAGAGCGGACTGCAAACACTGCGTCAAATCGAGTTCTCTCTGTTTGACATGCTTGTGCACACCGAATTTGACCCGCACAGCGAAGCAAATATTCTTGAACTGCTGGCCCAAGTACGCAAAGAAGTGGCAGTGCTGGTCCCGCCAGCGTACAACCGCTTCCCCAATTCGTTCAGCCATATTTTCGCGGGTGGTTATGCAGCGGGTTACTACAGCTACAAATGGGCTGAAGTCTTGTCGGCCGATGCTTTTGCCATGTTCGAAGAAAACGGTGTAGTCAGCCCGGAAACCGGCAAAAAGTTTCTCGAAGAGATTTTATCGGTGGGCGGCAGCCGCCCTGCGGCTGAATCGTTCAAGGCCTTCCGTGGCCGAGAGCCCAGCATCGACGCCCTGCTTCGCCACACGGGCATGGTCGACAACAGGCAGGCAGCGTAA